The proteins below come from a single Vitis vinifera cultivar Pinot Noir 40024 chromosome 9, ASM3070453v1 genomic window:
- the LOC109123116 gene encoding cuscuta receptor 1-like: MGQLLPLGRNTRIDSLDISHNQLDGQLQENVAHMIPNIISLNLSNNGFEGILPSSIAELRALRSLDLSTNNFSGEVPKQLLAAKDLEILKLSNNKFHGEIFSRDFNLTWLEYLYLGNNQFTGTLSNVICRSFRLKVLDVSNNYMSGEIPSQIGNMTDLTTLVLGNNNFKGKLPPEISQLQRMEFLDVSQNALSGSLPSLKSMEYLEHLHLQGNMFTGLIPRDFLNSSNLLTLDIRENRLFGSIPNSISALLKLRILLLGGNLLSGFIPNHLCHLTKISLMDLSNNSFSGPIPKCFGHIRFGEMKKEDNVFEQFIESGYGFNSHIVYAGYLVKYYDSPTLVYNEKDEVEFVTKNRRDSYKGGILEFMSGLDLSCNNLTGEIPHELGMLSWIHALNLSHNQLNGSIPKGFSNLSQIESLDLSYNKLSGEIPLELVELNFLEVFSVAYNNFSGRVPDTKAQFGTFDERSYEGNPFLCGELLKRKCNTSIESPCAPSQSFESEAKWYDINHVVFFASFTTSYIMILLGFVTILYINPYWRHRWFNFIEECIYSCYYFVFDSLSKLSAYLYN; encoded by the coding sequence ATGGGTCAATTACTTCCCTTGGGACGTAATACCCGTATTGATTCATTGGATATCTCACACAATCAGTTGGATGGACAACTTCAAGAAAATGTGGCCCATATGATTCCAAATATTATCTCTCTAAATTTATCCAACAATGGTTTTGAAGGTATTCTCCCATCCTCAATAGCTGAACTAAGAGCCTTACGGAGTTTGGATTTGTCTACCAATAATTTCTCTGGAGAAGTACCAAAGCAATTGCTTGCAGCAAAAGATTTGGAGATTctgaaattatcaaataataaatttcatggtGAAATATTTTCAAGGGACTTTAACTTGACTTGGTTGGAGTATTTGTATTTGGGCAATAATCAGTTCACGGGAACTCTGTCAAATGTAATCTGCAGAAGCTTTAGGTTGAAAGTGTTGGATGTGAGCAACAACTACATGTCAGGTGAAATTCCAAGCCAGATAGGTAACATGACCGATTTGACTACACTGGTGTTGggcaataataattttaaaggcAAATTACCACCTGAGATTTCTCAATTGCAACGGATGGAGTTTCTTGACGTTTCTCAAAATGCTCTTTCAGGATCTCTTCCTTCTTTGAAGAGCATGGAGTATTTAGAGCATCTACATTTGCAAGGGAACATGTTTACAGGATTAATACCCAGAGattttctcaattcctcaaatCTATTGACTTTGGATATTAGAGAAAACAGGTTATTTGGAAGTATTCCCAATTCAATCTCTGCACTTTTGAAGCTAAGGATTCTTTTGCTGGGAGGAAACCTTTTAAGTGGTTTTATTCCAAATCATCTTTGTCATTTGACTAAAATAAGCTTGATGGATCTTTCAAACAACTCTTTTTCAGGGCCAATTCCCAAATGCTTTGGCCATATCCGATTTGGGGAGATGAAAAAAGAGGACAACGTGTTTGAACAGTTCATTGAATCTGGGTATGGATTTAATTCTCATATTGTATATGCAGGTTACTTGGTGAAATATTACGATTCCCCAACTTTAGTATATaatgaaaaagatgaagttgagTTTGTCACCAAGAACAGGCGTGACTCCTACAAAGGTGGCATCCTTGAATTCATGTCTGGATTGGATTTATCATGTAACAACTTGACAGGTGAAATACCTCATGAACTTGGAATGCTAAGTTGGATTCATGCATTGAACTTGTCTCACAATCAATTGAATGGCTCCATTCCAAAGGGTTTCTCCAATCTTTCTCAAATAGAGAGCTTAGACCTTTCTTATAATAAATTGAGTGGAGAAATTCCTCTAGAGCTTGTTGAACTCAATTTTTTAGAGGTGTTTAGTGTGGCTTACAACAACTTCTCTGGTAGAGTTCCAGATACCAAAGCACAATTTGGGACATTTGATGAAAGGAGCTATGAAGGTAATCCTTTCCTTTGTGGGGAACTATTAAAGAGGAAATGCAACACAAGTATTGAGTCACCATGCGCACCATCACAGTCTTTTGAAAGTGAGGCAAAATGGTATGATATCAATCATGTTGTTTTCTTTGCAAGTTTTACTACTTCATATATCATGATCTTGTTAGGATTTGTTACCATCCTTTACATCAATCCTTATTGGCGTCATAGATGGTTCAATTTTATCGAGGAATGTATATATTCCtgctattattttgtttttgatagtCTTTCCAAGTTATCagcatatttgtataattag